From the Malus domestica chromosome 17, GDT2T_hap1 genome, one window contains:
- the LOC103401784 gene encoding LOB domain-containing protein 22 isoform X1 gives MSSSSHSHNHTHHISTTTTTPSTKGNGNTQACAACKYQRRKCAPDCILAPYFPHDRQRQFLNAHKLFGVSNITKIIKHLDQPDKDEAMRTIIFQSDVRANDPVGGCYRIIREMQHLIEYNKAELDIILHQLAICRAQAQQVHQQQHQNPIQMPEIGDQNTCDLLINGDPLSLCGNPMGHFHYIQQPQPPHHAVALQQEQPQEQQQQLPYVFVQNNANSNNNSDNNNGGPHAHPHHQHLHEDVSIWAMQDSMSSLDIKQCGGGMNGIANGCEDLKPFLDQMGCGDDHDRNNGEVVDINGDHQHSEEALLRVHRAS, from the exons ATGAGTAGTAGTAGCCATAGCCATAACCACACTCATCACATTTCGACGACAACCACAACACCGTCAACAAAAGGCAACGGCAACACGCAGGCTTGCGCTGCGTGCAAATACCAGCGCAGAAAGTGCGCCCCCGACTGCATTCTAGCCCCTTACTTCCCCCACGACCGCCAGCGCCAGTTCCTCAACGCTCACAAGCTCTTTGGCGTCAGCAACATCACGAAAATCATCAAACACCTTGACCAGCCCGACAAGGATGAGGCCATGCGCACCATCATCTTCCAGTCTGACGTTCGCGCCAACGATCCCGTTGGCGGTTGTTACAGAATCATTCGCGAGATGCAGCACTTGATCGAGTACAACAAGGCTGAGCTCGACATTATTCTTCACCAGCTAGCCATATGCAGAGCTCAGGCACAACAAGTTCATCAACAACAGCATCAAAACCCTATTCAAATGCCGGAAATCGGAGATCAAAACACGTGCGATCTATTGATTAACGGGGATCCTTTGAGCTTGTGCGGCAACCCAATGGGGCATTTCCATTACATTCAACAACCTCAGCCTCCTCACCATGCAGTTGCACTGCAGCAAGAACAACCgcaagaacaacaacaacaactgcCTTATGTGTTTGTTCAAAACAACGCCAATAGCAACAACAATAGTGACAATAATAATGGGGGCCCACATGCACATCCACATCATCAACATTTGCATGAAGATGTGAGCATATgggccatgcaggattctatgtCTTCCTTGGATATCAAGCAATGTGGTGGTGGGATGAATGGGATTGCCAATGGATGTGAGGATTTGAAGCCGTTCCTTGATCAGATGGGTTGTGGTGATGATCATGACAGAAATAATGGGGAGGTGGTCGATATTAACGGTGATCATCAACACAG TGAGGAAGCATTGTTAAGGGTACATAGAGCGAGTTGa
- the LOC103401784 gene encoding LOB domain-containing protein 22 isoform X2 produces MSSSSHSHNHTHHISTTTTTPSTKGNGNTQACAACKYQRRKCAPDCILAPYFPHDRQRQFLNAHKLFGVSNITKIIKHLDQPDKDEAMRTIIFQSDVRANDPVGGCYRIIREMQHLIEYNKAELDIILHQLAICRAQAQQVHQQQHQNPIQMPEIGDQNTCDLLINGDPLSLCGNPMGHFHYIQQPQPPHHAVALQQEQPQEQQQQLPYVFVQNNANSNNNSDNNNGGPHAHPHHQHLHEDVSIWAMQDSMSSLDIKQCGGGMNGIANGCEDLKPFLDQMGCGDDHDRNNGEVVDINGDHQHRFK; encoded by the exons ATGAGTAGTAGTAGCCATAGCCATAACCACACTCATCACATTTCGACGACAACCACAACACCGTCAACAAAAGGCAACGGCAACACGCAGGCTTGCGCTGCGTGCAAATACCAGCGCAGAAAGTGCGCCCCCGACTGCATTCTAGCCCCTTACTTCCCCCACGACCGCCAGCGCCAGTTCCTCAACGCTCACAAGCTCTTTGGCGTCAGCAACATCACGAAAATCATCAAACACCTTGACCAGCCCGACAAGGATGAGGCCATGCGCACCATCATCTTCCAGTCTGACGTTCGCGCCAACGATCCCGTTGGCGGTTGTTACAGAATCATTCGCGAGATGCAGCACTTGATCGAGTACAACAAGGCTGAGCTCGACATTATTCTTCACCAGCTAGCCATATGCAGAGCTCAGGCACAACAAGTTCATCAACAACAGCATCAAAACCCTATTCAAATGCCGGAAATCGGAGATCAAAACACGTGCGATCTATTGATTAACGGGGATCCTTTGAGCTTGTGCGGCAACCCAATGGGGCATTTCCATTACATTCAACAACCTCAGCCTCCTCACCATGCAGTTGCACTGCAGCAAGAACAACCgcaagaacaacaacaacaactgcCTTATGTGTTTGTTCAAAACAACGCCAATAGCAACAACAATAGTGACAATAATAATGGGGGCCCACATGCACATCCACATCATCAACATTTGCATGAAGATGTGAGCATATgggccatgcaggattctatgtCTTCCTTGGATATCAAGCAATGTGGTGGTGGGATGAATGGGATTGCCAATGGATGTGAGGATTTGAAGCCGTTCCTTGATCAGATGGGTTGTGGTGATGATCATGACAGAAATAATGGGGAGGTGGTCGATATTAACGGTGATCATCAACACAG gttcaaataa
- the LOC139193404 gene encoding uncharacterized protein: protein MKAQANKHRREKEFEVGDLVYLKLVPYQLQSLVAHAFHKLHPRFYGPYEVLERIGSVAYKLKLLTDSKIHPVFHVSCLKKHLGPGVSPLTTLPVVTEDGLQSREPMSILQRRVYRKGNGAGVQLLIHWKGSKEEDATWEDYDELAKKFPDFFL, encoded by the coding sequence ATGAAAGCTCAAGCTAATAAGCATAGAAGGGAAAAAGAGTTTGAAGTTGGAGACTTGGTTTATTTGAAATTGGTACCTTACCAGTTGCAATCGTTGGTTGCACATGCTTTTCATAAATTACATCCCAGGTTTTATGGCCCTTATGAAGTTCTGGAGAGAATTGGGAGTGTAGCCTACAAACTCAAACTTCTTACAGATTCCAAAATACATCCTGTCTTCCATGTTAGCTGTTTAAAGAAGCATTTGGGTCCAGGGGTTAGTCCTCTAACAACACTACCAGTGGTAACAGAAGATGGGTTGCAGTCTCGGGAACCAATGTCAATTCTGCAACGGCGAGTTTACAGAAAAGGTAATGGAGCGGGAGTGCAACTACTCATTCATTGGAAGGGCAGCAAGGAAGAAGATGCTACATGGGAGGATTATGATGAGTTGGCTAAGAAATTCCCAGATTTTTTTCTGTGA